The Theobroma cacao cultivar B97-61/B2 chromosome 1, Criollo_cocoa_genome_V2, whole genome shotgun sequence genome contains the following window.
GATGCAGACCCCACTGCAAGTACACAGATGCTCCTTTTGGGtgaaatttttctttgttgctTGCTAACTGGTTGTAATAAACTGACACTTTCATTCCTGAGCTACGTTTTCTCAGTTTTCATCAACTAGcatctataaaaaaattgtcGACAGAAAGGACAATAAATTTGATTGACTTGGAAAAGGAATTTAAGTTTGCGTGAGAGATGACAAGAACATTAACTAACAAGATTGTTTCTAACATGATACTTAActatgctgtcaaaattttcagggGAAATTTATTAGTAAGAAACATCAGTATTGGAACAAGAATAGCCAGACTGAGATATCATTGATGTTTTCATGGTGGGTGGCGCTTATCTCCACTGTTTAGCTAGGGTGCATCTCTATAAATTTCAAACTTCCTCTTAAATGGAACTAAAACACATCCATGGCCATTGTTGAAAAGAAGTTCAATTgaacaaaatgaataaattacaGCTAATTGTGCATAAAACAGGTTTTACTCACACTTTCACATCATACTGTAAATGAATACAGAAAACCTCACTAATTAACAAcacaaattaatgaaaatgttTCATCAATATCTTCTTTGATCTACTGCTTTGGGATTTAAACCATAGGTCAGAGTAATTCAAATCATATCAAAATGTGCTGTTTTCGTTTGTGTTTCTGATTAACAGTAACGTTATCCACCTACATACAAATTACTGTACCATACTGTGTAGTTTTCTTGTAAGTTAAGGACGTGAAACTCACAGTGTATTTTGGAAATGATACTGTGTAAGGACCATGGCAAGTACATTTGAAGTGCACATGGGGGTCTGAGACTCAGTTTTTCCAGTAAgctcaaaaacaaatatttaattctGCATCAGTATCAGATAACTTCCCCCTATCTTCTGCCCCCCAGGCCAGGGACGCAAATTAGAGTcaaggaaaatattttaaaaaaaaaataggaacAGTCCTAAAAATGATTTGTAGTAGAAAACAGTACATATTTTGATTACGTCTTGTAATATTTAAGAAAGCTTACAGAGCAGATAATTGCATTGCTCAGAAAGTGGTCCCATTGCTCATgaatcttcaattttctttgcaCTACATAATATTCTTCACCTAAGATGGATCCCTTTCATACAAGTTTCCGAAatgaacaaaacaaaaagccGCAATAGATATTCAACTTTTTCAGATTTGTCTAGCTTCGATCATCCAATTTATCATTAACAGTACTGGCGTGTGGAGAGAACCCTTTTCAGTGCATTCGAAAATAAAAGagaaccctttttttttcatgcattcatagaAATGAAGGCAACACAAAGAGATCTTCGAACTTTGAAACTTGACAGAGAAAATAAGGTGGCCTATCTTCATGTTGGACTGTGCTTCAATGATGGAGCAGGGGTCCGTGTCCACAAACTTCTAGTCTCCTACAAGCACgcaaaagaaaaacagtgaTTCATTCATAAATGCGGGTCCGTTCAACTCTGCCAAAGTGCCAATTCAGGCCCTGCCGATGCACCTTATTGAAAACTCTAGGTCAAGATCTGATATATAGCAGCTCTAAAGTCCAAACAACTCCTCCCTAGTCCAATTTGGTAGGATAACCTTTTGGGTCCCGTCGGTTTATATATTCAATTGAAATTGGAGTTAACTGGCAAGTTCTTGATGGTTTTCTTTATCTGCTAGCTATTTTTGGCATAGTGGACAGGAATCTAAACGATGATAAAGACAATATAGAAAATGGACCACAAAAACAGATGAGATAGTCATGATGGAGTCTATCGCGGAACCCGTTGTCATTATTCGATGCTGATGTTACATAAATGAACACGACATTTTTCTTTGATGAAGACGCCGTCCAATTCTATAACAGAATCCAAGGGCTTGATGAGCCAAGCTTATCTAAGATGGGAGGAAGACTGACATGTAGGCGTGAATGATCATTAACCACTTGGATTAAGCCGTGACACGGCCTATTAGAATTTAAGGCAGAGTCCCATCAAGAAGTTTGGATTTCCTTGTAATTAATACTAGTATATAAATTTAAAGGGTTTTTAGATGGTGTAATTACACCGGAGATGAAATCATACTCAACTCAATAGACAGTAAAACGAAAATCGGTACCTCAAATCtaatataatttgaattttgacgaatttaaaactcaaaataatatgatttgaatttttttttaaaaaaagaaagattaattCCTTGtctttccaaaatttttattttaaaagatacGACACATTGATTGTTTCACAATTTAAATTATTCcgtcaaaataattaaaaattaatttatatttgaattgGCAATACTATGCTCTGATAAAATTTATAGACAATGAGAATCTATCAAGAGATTACTCCGTTCATACAATAAAttattgacaagaaaatatattgaaaaacaTCTTTAGAAACTTTGAAATCCCCACCCAAACAATACAATAtaatttgaacaaaattgacttGAAATCCCCACCCAAACTCAACGCGACGCAGCCAATTATAATCATtatcatttttgtttgattaattGACACAACCACTTACCGCTTCAACTTAATAGATTATTACTTagcaaaacaaagagaaaaacaataattatttGTTGCACATAGCGTGGAAGACACCCAACGAAAGAAATAGACAAGAAGATCAAAGGAAGGAACGAGGTCTACTTTAGGATGGTACCAATAATTTCCGTCTTAAGTAGTCAAATGAAAGAACCTTTCAACGGCACCCATGGCCTAATGGATAAGGCGCCTGACTTCTAATCAGGCGATTGTGGGTTCGAGTCCCACTGGGTGTgtactttctattttttctacCGTTAAGTAAATAGAACGGACCAGAAGCCCATTATTCCTAATAGGCCCAGATCTCTAttgaaaactttttattaGGCCCAAAATTCTATGAAACCCCGTGAGTCATGATCCCAAGAATCCAAATTACCCCACTCGATCTAGTAAGATTGTGGTTTGGCCCATTCAAATTAATTGccaaacttttctttctttcaagtTACTCATTTTTTTTGCTGACCAAGCCATCCATAATTAAATTACCTTCATTATGTTAATGTAAAAAATGCACAATAAATTCagatgaaaatttaaagataaagAAATACACTactaaatctaaatgaattcagataaattattattgtcttgctacaaaacaaaaaaaaaaactgccCTTAAGCTGTTCCCAAAAAGGGACAAATCGCTCTAAATTGCATCATCAGTACTTTAATTATTAAAGCTCGAAAGAGTATCAAGCGGCCCAATCTAATCCCACCACGTCGGGCCAGCGGCCAGCCGCGTCCTTCGCATCATACCATCAGTGATCAGTCGCATGTGCATTATGGCTCCTATCATTTGCCACTCTGGCACATGCCCCATTTTACTGTACTCATCACAATTCAACGAATTTGATTGGGCCACGTATGATGGAACCCACGTAAACCCTCACAGATCATAAAATCAAGCGGCTCAAAACCAATCTGAAACTATGAACTCTAACACACCGAAGACGACATACCTTTTGATGAGTCCTAGACCCGAGGCACGCGTTAAATGGAGCATTGATGAAGCACAGCTGTAACCCAATCACCTCTCTGCTCCACGTGACCCTACTGTCCCCTTAACCAAACCCAAACTACTTGCATTACAGTACTTTAACTCGTTAACTCTTCTTCTACAAGCTCCCAGCTTTGCAAACTCGTTTACTAGCGATGGCTTCTTCACTTCTCAGCAAACTTGTATTTCTCCTTTTCATCACCTACATTGTCTTGTCGAACTCGAAAGTTGAAGCCCAAGTTGAAGAGACAAGCTTGAAGCTTATGAGAGATGCTTTGGAGTGGCCACTCTCAATGTCGCTTTACAGCGAGTTAAATGACAATGAGGAAGCTGATGAGGAGATAGATGATGAAGAGGAAACTGGGTATAGTCGTAGATCTTTGTTTTGGAAGAGAATGAGATATTACATTTCGTATGGGGCGCTTTCTGCTAACAGAATCCCATGTCCACCGCGGTCAGGGAGGTCTTATTATACACTCAACTGCTTCAAGGCTCATGGCCCTGTCCATCCTTACACCAGGGGTTGTTCCAGGATCACTCGGTGCAGGCGATGAAGGTTATTAACTTAGGCTTTGAGCTGGGTGAAATTTGGTTTTGTAAGGATTAAAGTTTATATGTGATACTGTGGAAGATTTTAGTGTTATATAGCTAATATAGCGTGAGTTTTGGGACTTGagagggtttttttttctatttcttttctgGTTGTGTTGGTGTGATTTTGATGCTGTAGGAGTATTTTGTGTTGGCGCATTTTTATGTGGATTAGCACTGTGATTATATGTGTAATGAGGTTTAAACTGCTTTATCTTTATGGTAATTGTTTCAAGTAGTATATACTAACTTTTTGGCTTCGTTGTATTTTTAATCCATTTGCTCGATTATCATATGATAGAGCTGTTCCTGTTCTCATATGTGGTCTCCTAAACTTACATAACATGTAATTGCTTGAAGACTTGAACCTGCTAGATCTTTTTCAGTGTCAGCTCATGCAAGCCTGGGATTGCATTTGTTGTTTTTTAGTTTACCTTTGCTAATAGATTCTGAGATCAATGTGGAAGATTTGGGTAATGTGCAATCTACCATTTGAGCGTTTTAATGTATAAAGAGTTCGGTTCGGTTATGATTATGGTAGGTAAACAATGTAACTAACATAAGAACTTCGACTGATTTGTCATAATTAATGTGTACTTTCTTGACTAGACTGATTTgtcataatttaattatatgtcAAATTATGAAAACATTACATTATTACTATGTAATTGGGTAAAGAGTAATGTTAAGTAGGCTTCCGCTTTGGTGAGTTAACGGGCAAATGGTTTGGATAACATTGTGAACATTTAAATTCTgattattagttttaaaatctCGGATTGGTTCTCTTGTTTATGTTTGCTTTCCATTATTGTGAGTTGTTTGATTGCCTCGTCTGGATGAGGAGTGGATTCCAGGGAGAATTGTCTTTGTCATTACTCTATTCCATTCCAATAAGCAAAATTAACCTGGTGTTTATGTCTGTCCTTCGGTGATTAGCTTTTGGTAGCCTAGCCTCAAGATTATTACACTAAGTACTAGCACATTTCGTGTCGAGCTGTGAGTcacaaaggaaaagaaaagaaaaaggttaaaTACTTTTCAAATCTTCAATAATATCATATGCTGTCCCAGCTACTTTCCAGCAACTTACTTGACCCTCATTAATGAGACAAATTTAATGGTGGATGGATCATGAGTGGGTTGGGGTAGTTGTTCAAATTTTGATACAGGATGGAAGGAAGAATCAACAATGAGgttctccctttctctttttcttaaccaaaagaaagaatgaagtTGAAGGTGTTTATTTGCAGTAAGCTGTTTCTCCTCGGGTGATATCAGATATTGAGTTTCTTAGTGTGAGACTGACTGTTAAGGCTCAGTGTACTACTTTTAGAAGCCTGATCAGTTCTAGTACTCAACTCACTCCACAGGTGATGTCTATGCCCATCATCACTGATCATTTTCTTGGTTATTTGGCATCAACCTCATGCAAACTGTAATGGATTCAACTCCAGTCATGACTGGTTAAATCTGTCTTCTTTCTATcaacaaaaaagagagagagcttCAACTGCAAGTCAGAAGAAGGAGCCGAGGCCCGCTTACTGAGTGGGATACAAATGGGCAGGTTTTGGCTGTTTAGATTTTAGGCAGGCCAAAATTGGGCCTGATCCATATGATATCCTAAACAGGAATTAAGTATTTCAACCCTAACCAACCACAAAGTCAACCAGAAAAGTCGAGAAATGCGTATGAATATTTCCTAGATTTGCTTGCTTACCAGTGTTTTAGACGTTGCCATGGATTGTAGAGCTAAGACCTCTAGCTAAGTTTTctgtaataaaataaaagctctattttactcaatttcaagccaaaactcaAAACAAACCTATAGGTTAATCAAGTCAAACTCAAagaaatcactattctaattggcttgtttctttttattcgTTCCAGAACTGGAGGTTGAGACCAATGATGAAATCCAAGCAGgtaacaagcaagaaaaatgtGTTGTGGCTTCTACACGCCTTTTTGTTTACCAACTTTGTTCTAGAAATCAACTCAGTGGAAAGTTGTAAACCGGTTTTAGAAGACTAAGCTTCATTAATTAGTTAGGTAGTGttcctcaaaaaaaaaaaagtcccTTTGTGAACTTTGGTTTGTATTTTCCTCTTCACCTCAGTTCACTGTTTGATCTGTAAACAGTTTATCAGTTCTGAAACTTTTTGGTTCAAAAGCATCAAAATGTGTGGTCATTCAATTGATTCGTCCTTTGGACACATGGTCGTCTCAAATTAGATTCACTGGGGATTGCTATAAATGAAAACTGCGGCACAATCTATGCAGCAATCACAGGAGTTGGATCAGTCATGGCTACATAGAATCTGAGCAGTAGGAACCATGTATCCTAAGTAAGATATGAAATCTCTGTCAAAATCCCAGTCGTAAAAACCCCCAAACTGTCTGACATAATTAGACTAATGTGTCAATTCTTTGAAGATATGAAGAAATCTTTGTTAGCCCAAGTTTACTTTGGATGCCAAAGTTGGGGAAATACCCTTAATCTGTATTGCACTTTTGAAGGTCTCTATCAGGCTAGATTTGCGCTTAGTGGAAGAACAGTGCAAGCCTTGTTGCAAACTCCATTCAAATCTAAGATACAATCAAGAGATTCGAGAGAGTCCAAGTTTTTAAGCTGAGTTCAGTTCCTGATTCATGGCTGGTATGATTAGAGAGTAGAGTAGTTAGCGGCGTCGGTGTCTGCTGATATCAAAAACTAATTGGTCAAGTAACTTAATCAAGTTGGAGAGTTGCAGTCCAGGTGGGTGTGTCTTTCAATCAAAATTGGTAACAGTCCTGCCTTGAATCTTTCATTATTTGGACAATTAGCTGATCCAACAAATATCGTCTTCAATCAAAAGAGCAGCCCCTAGTGGGTGGATTGCTATCAACTTGAcaactttctttctctacctAACAAAATATAACTAAAATTGGTGTCCTTTGTGATTTGTCCTTATGAAGTAATTGCTGAGGCAAAGCTTACATGAGACCTCCTAGGATTGTATAATATTCCTGCAGGCACTGAAATCATCGCTTGCCTTTAACATTTGACTTTCActagttaatttaatttaattgaaaaccattttttcaaataattatttttttgtctatCAAGTACaattttgaacaaagaaagataaaaggaaCCCGactgttttataaaaaaaacacatacatatattattaaattaaatattcaaatatcattttaaattaaaaattaataacttaacaccaaactctctctcttctctctctctctctctatatatatattatatatatatatatatatatatatatattataggaAAAAGTAAAGGAGTAGCGGTGGTGAAACAAATCCGAACTCGAAAATTCATTTGAAAAaactcaaatttaaaattaatcaaatttgaaataattaaaatctaaaataatttgaatttaatacaatttgaactaaaataatataaatcttaaatgatttaaaccGGATATGGATTTAAATGATTGaacttatataaaaaaatgcatgTAATTGTTTAATATATTAACTGTTTAGgagtaaaaaaagaaaaggtgagGTTGAATCTCTGGAAATAACAGCATGGATAAAAAGTTGGGTCTTCGATTATCCTAAAATAGCAGCTTTGGTGAAGTGAGATTCAAAGCATTGGACTTTCAACGCCGACTCACTTTGGTGGACGCTTTGAAGAATGGTTTGCAAGTAAACGTAAACCTGGATGTTGACATATTCAATGAACCAAATTTTCCTTTATCTAAAATTTTGTTCCAAGTTCAGCAGCGGAGCCAATTTTTGAGCTTGACCCAAGCCTAATCTACACAgttgtttttatctttttaaacgTGGGGAATTGTGAACCTGCCCCGTTCTTTCGCTCATGTGAACAGTCTTGCTCAGCACTTAGCCCACTTGAAGTCTAAGCCAGCTGAAAGAGTTAGCAATAAGTAAAGCCAACTTGATCTCTAACATTTTAAAaggggaaaaattaaaaaaaaaaacttggagGAGAATCCCCCATGATTGGTGGATCCAATTCACTTATGTAGGTCCAAAAGCTTGATACGAAAAGATTAAGATCAATCTGGGTCCCATTTTCACAATCTCCCCAAAAGATTAACTCCATctagcaaaaaaataaaattaaaatgaaaaacccATTAATTATTATGCAGCCGAATGCAAACAAAATTTGGCGATTGCAGTGGCGCAAAAACAATCGGAGGCGGATCCCGATC
Protein-coding sequences here:
- the LOC18611142 gene encoding protein RALF-like 34, producing the protein MASSLLSKLVFLLFITYIVLSNSKVEAQVEETSLKLMRDALEWPLSMSLYSELNDNEEADEEIDDEEETGYSRRSLFWKRMRYYISYGALSANRIPCPPRSGRSYYTLNCFKAHGPVHPYTRGCSRITRCRR